Part of the Spirochaetota bacterium genome, ATCCCTCCGCACCGGTCGTCACCTATGTCAATTCATCGGCACGGGTGAAAGCGCTTTCGGATGTCTGCTGTACTTCAGCGAATGCTCTTGCCGTAGTAAAGGGCGTGGCGTCCCGCGAAGTGATATTCACGCCGGACAAATTCCTCGGCGGGTGGGTGCAGGAAAAGCTCGGCGGCGAGAAGACGATACACCTCTATCCCGGGTATTGCCCCACGCATCAGCGGTTCAAGGAAAGCGATGTAACGCGCCTGAAGCGGGAGCATCCGAAAACGAAGATACTGTGCCATCCCGAGGTGAACCCGTTGATACGCAGCTACGCCGACGAAGTGCTGTCGACATCGCAGATGATACGGTTCGCGGGGGAGAGCGATGCCGATGAGTTCATCATATTGACCGAGACCGGCATACGCTTCCCGCTCGAGACGAAGTATCCCGGCAAGAGGTTCTATTTCCCTGACGAGCGCATCGTCTGCCCGAACATGAAGATGACATCGCTTGCCGACGTGCTGTCGTCGCTTGAGCGCGGAACACATCGCATCACCGTGCCTGAGGACATACGCGTGAAGGCGTTCCATGCGCTCGATGCCATGCTCTCCTATTCCTGACGGTGATCGCATGAACACGCGATTCCCGCCGGGTTTCATCTACTTTGTGCTTCTCATATCCGTACAGGCGATGTTTCTCCGTCTTGTCGGATTTTTCATGCCGATCTATTTCGAGTCCCTCCATTTCAGCGGATTTCAGATAGGTCTCTATTTCAGCATTTCCGGCATCGCCGCCATCGTGTTCTCGCTCCCCATGGGCATCGGCGCCGACCGTATCAGCGTGCGCTTCATACTCGCGGCGAGCTTCCTGCTTATCGCGGCGAGCTACGCGGGGTTTCTCGTTACGCGCTCGTTCACGGCGTTCTGCATCATTGCGTTCATCGGGAGCTTCGGTTCGCGGTTCTATCAGATAGCCGTCAATGCGATGTTCTTCAAGATACGCACGCATGATCACCGCGATGCGGGAGTGTTCAGCACGTTCAATTCTTTCGCCATGGGTATCGGTATCGTCGCGGGTGGCGTGCTGCTGGCGATCGCGGATTTTCAGCTCCTTTTCACGGTAAAAGTGATAAGCTATCTCGTCTTCGCGGTTCTCGCCCTGTTCCTGCCGCGTACGGAGACGGTATCGATACGCCTCGCGGAATATCAGCGGGAGGTGTTCACGCCGAAGGTGCTCTCGCTTTGTGTGATATTCTTCCTCTCGAGCTTTCACTGGGGTGCGGAGATAGTGTCCTACGGACCGTTCCTGAAGCAGACGCTTCTGCTGTCACCCGTCGGCATAGGCCTCTATACCGGCATCGGGATGATATTCGTCGGCATCGGAGCGTTCATCGGCATGCAGCTCATCGCCCGGAAGATCGTCCGCTCGATGATGACGCTCCTCATGATAGGCTTTTTCCTTTCCGGCGTGTTCCATGTTCTCATGTGCGTGCCGAACCTGCCCGCATCGTTCGCACTGCGCATGGTCCATGAGATCGGCGACGGCTTCATATCGTTCTCGTTCTTTTACGGCGCGGCAAAACTGTTCCGCATCGATCGCGTAGGCGGTGCGAGCGCGTTCATAACGCTCTGGCAGAGCTCCGGTGCCATGGCAGGCTCGGCGATATTCGGTGTCGTCGGGGCGCGATACGGGCATGCGGTGCCGCTCATATCATCGGGTATAGTGCTCATGTTCGTACCGGTCGGGATCGCGCTTCTCAGGAAGAGCGGCTTTGTGCGATACTGATATCGCAGGGACGCGTTACTGCTCGAGCTGCGCGCGGTACATGCCGCGGAGAAAGTACGTGATGTCCTGTATGTTCTTATCTATCATATCCTTGAATTCCTTCGGCAGGTTCTGCTCGCGGACCATTTTGAACATATCGAGTCCTTCCTGGAGATTGCCGAGCAAGGTCAGCCGTACCGCATTGCGCAGTATCGGTTTGTATTTCGAGTATGAAAGATTCTCCGGCATGGTGTCGAAGGCATAGGTGACCACGAGTTTTTCATCATAATCATCATCGCGCGTGTCGAGTTTGAGGCGCATGATGGTCTGCGGCAGTTCACCGTCCTTGCGCGCACCGCCGCGATCTCCCCCGGCGCCGCCGCCCGGGCTGCCGGCAGGCATTCCCGGGGCCTGCATTGCTTCCTGTCCCGGGGCCGCTCCGGCTCCCGCTCCGCCAGCACTTCCGCCACCTGGGCTGCCGGCGCCACCGCCACTACCGGTACCGCCGCCACTACCAGCACCGCCGGCCCCACCGGTTCCAGGCATCGGGGGCGGGGCTGGCATTGTCATCGGTCCAGCACTTCCTGCACCGCCGCCCATTCCACCAGCACCACCCATCCCGGCGCCGCCGCCGCTGATGCCCGGGGTCATGAATGCGGTAGGAGTAGCAGCGGTCGCCTGCATCTGTCCGGGAAGCATGATGCCGCTTGCGCCCATCGGATTTATCTCAACGCGGCTGTTCTCTATTTTCTCGATAAGCGTGAATACTTTTTCTTTTACATTCCCGGATGCTGCACCGGATACTGTTATCTTTTCAAGGAGACGCACGAGATCGGTATCATGATGCCCCCCCATGGAATCGACGGCATGGGACATTTTTTCGAGGGCGCCCATGAGCTTCATGTCGCGTGCTTCACTCTTCGAATCGGACAAGCCGGCTGCGGCAGTGCCGGGGGCGATGCCCGGTGACGAGGCATCGTGCCGCGCAAGCACGGCCGAGCTCATAAGCTCCTCGTTCTCCGTGCGTAATTCCTTTGCCTCGTCGGTAAGCCGCTTATTGCTCCGCTCGACATCGGCGAGCATGCGTTTGAGCTCTTCCACCTCGCGCGAACGCGAGAGCGCTTCTTCACCCTCAGCAAGCGTGCCCTTGATCTCATCCATGCGCTCTCGATAGCGTCCCTGCTCTTCCTTCGCTTCCGCGATCTTTTTGTTGAGATGCTCCCTGCGCGGGGCGTATTCTTCCTGGGAAATATGCTTTTCCTTGAGCTGATCCTCAAGAGAGCCGATCTTGGCGAGCATGTTCTGCTTCTGCAATTCGAGCTCATCGACGATATCAGAGAGCTTGTGAAGTTCCGCTTCATATTCGCTGCGTATTTTTGTCCGCTCTTCTTCTTTTTCCCTGTCGATAGAGGTCAATCGCTCCTCGAGGGATTCCTTTTCTCCCCGCAGTTCTTTGACCAGCCCGTTCAGTTTTTTCAGTTCCTTGTCGCGATCCGCTCCCGACGGTGATTTTTCTATCGATGCAATTTCCGCCTCAAGCGCTTCGATGCGTTCAGAATACTGCTTCGCTTTGGTCTCTTCCGCGGCTTTTTCTTCCTGCGCTGCCGCAAGCTCTTTCAGCGCCGTTTCGAATTTCGCTTTTTCTTTCTCGATGGACGCGGTGAGGGAAACGTTCTCTTCCGATATTTCCTTTATCTTAGTGCGTATTTCCTCGTTCTCCGCCGCGATCTTCTCCCGTTCTTCTTCGAGCGTGCGGTCGAACGCCTGTACCTGCGCCTCAAGCTTCGCTTTCTCGGCGGCAAGCGCTTTCATCTGATCGGCGATATCTTTCGCTTCGCCGGTCGCATCCGTCGGTATCCCGTCCATGCGCGCGCGAAGCGTTTCCATTTCACGGGAGAGATCGTCCGCACGCGATTGATGCTCGGATTTCTCTTTTTCTACGCGTTCCTTTTCATCGGACAGTTTCTTGTGCTCCGCCTCAAGCCGCTTGAGGTCGTCAATGCGCTTCTGGTTCTCTTCGTTCAGGGCGGCAAGCTGCCTTTGTGTCTCATCGTATTGTTTGACAAGGAGCTTCGAGACCACGTCCGCGGAACCGAAGATATCCGCCAATTTCGTGATATTCTCGCGTACCCGCTGTTTTGCTTCAGGCGCCATGCGCATTCCTTGGCAGGGGAGCTGCCGTATAGAATATAATTGAATTTACGGAAGAAAGGGCGCTTCCCTTGACCGATTTTTTTTCGTCCGCTGAGGCTTATTTTTGATGTTTTTGGTGTTCAATACAGGTATAATATATTCAGGAGGTGGCCAATGGCCAGCAACATCAATCTCATCGTCGTCGAAGGGAGGCTCACGCGGGACCCGGAGCTTCTTAAGACGAAAAGCGGGAAGTCGCTCTGCAAATTCTCGGTCGCGAACAACCGCTACTACTTCCAGGGGAAGAACCTCGTCGACGAGGTGAGCTTCTTCAATGTGACCACGTGGGGCCCGCTCGCGGAGCGCTGCGGCGCATCCCTCAAGAAGGGGAACCCCGTTCTCGTGTCCGGTAACCTTAAGCAGGACAACTATCAGACAAAGAACGGTGAAAAGCGCGAGGCTGTCGGTATCATCGCCGCGAACGTGAAGTTCATCGGCGCACGCGCGAAGGGTGATGCCCCGGCGACAGGGAAGGTGGTCAAGGAGGCCTCGCTTTCCGGACAGATGGCGCACGCGTTCTAGGCATGACCGTACAGAAATGGCAGGGCAACCTGCCTTTTCTTATTTATTGGCGTATCGTTGGATTACTGGTTCGTTTCGCCGGAGGGAATGACTTCGGTGGTGCCCGTCGTCGGACCGGTTATATCGTCGGACTCACCCTTCAGCTGCATAGGGAAGACATAGCTCACGGACAGGGCGAAGCTTCCCATTGTCGTCAGCCCAGTCGGGGAATTCGCATACGAAACATCGAGGATGATATCTCCTAAACGCAAGCCGACGCCGCCGGAGATATTGATGTTCTGAAGTATATATTGTATCTGAATAAGATCGCTGAACTGGAAACCCACACGAAGTGCGAGATATTTTACCGGATATATCTCGCCGCCGAGGAGGATCGCCAACGATCCGAGATCGAAATGCGCCCAGTCGTTGAGCGAGTAGACGACATCGAGATCGACGAAGCCGGTGTTCTGATTGCGAAAACCGAGGCCGTAGCGCAGGGATGTCATCCCGAAATCCTTGCCGGCATCGGAGGTGTCCTTCCCTGAACTGGAGCTGAAGAACGGTCCGAGGATATTGTTCGCGGATAATGCCATGCTCCAATGCTCGCTGACGGTGAAGAACACGCCGGCATTCGCGTTGGGGCTTAAGCCCTGATAGCCTGCCCCGAGCTCGCTCGCATTGAGCGTCCACATCGAGAAACGCCCGCCGACACCGAAAGAAAAATTGGGCAGTATCTTTATGCCGTATCCGAGCGTCGCCTGGAACACGTTCAATACAAGGGTGCCGTTCATGAAGAGCGGCTGCCATGTCGCGGCAAGTCCGATACCGCCGTATGGATTGAACGAAACAAGACCGCTCAGCATTACGCTGCTCAGCACGGACCGATCGTCCGGAGTTATGTACTGCGGATTTGCAAGGAGAGAAATGACCGGGTTCTTGATGAACGGGATACCGGCAGGATTTATCCCGATGATATTGCCGTCGCGCGGCATGGCGCTCACTGCGCCTGCCATGGCTTTTCCGCGTGCATCCAGATCGGTGAGGTTATCGAAAAAAGACGGGAACGCGGATATGGAAACGGCCAGGAAAAGTGCCGAAGCCATACACATAATTCTCATACAAGCGCTCCTCAGAGGCACGCACAATACCATAATTTCTACATTAAGTATAGTACGTTTTCCGCTCCTTGTCAAGGAAATGCCCGTATTAGAGCACTTTGTGGACATATTTGTCATAGCCGGGCATCTCATGTTTTTCCCTGAATACGCCGAAAATATAAGCAACATAATGTTTCGGGAAAGATAATGAAGCAATTACTGTTATTGGCATCCGTATCGGTACTTTTCGGGGGAACTCCGTCGATATACTCTACCGATCGTCCTCCGGCATCCGTGAAGTCCACTGTCCCGGCAACGGTGCATCTGCGCGGCGAGGTGGAACTTACGGACGATATCGCAGCGGAAAAGGCACGCTACTTCGTGCAGATAGCCCCGGACCGGAACCGCTATCGGCTTGCCGAACCCGTAATGATGGAAATACGCATCGTATGCCGCGAGCAGTCGATAACCTTCACCAATTCGCCCAATCCGTTCGAGAATTTCCGTTTCACGCTTTTCGATGAGCGCAATAATAGGGTAATGCCGTCGCATCCGTACACGCTTTGGCAGCATAAAGAAGGATTGAACGGCATCGCCGGCGGCGACAGGGTGATAACGATGCGCCCGGGCGAAACATACACGATGAGGATCAATATCGCCAATTTCTTCGCGCTTGAGCGCGTCGGCCGATATCGTCTCGAAGGGATGTTCAATCCGACACCGAACGATCCCGATACGTATCGCATCTCGACCGTCATGGCGTATCTTTTCGTTGATGAAGCGGCGACCGGCGAAGCATCGATCGCCGTTGCTGCGGACAAGAAGGACGATATACCAGTGCTTGCGCCGACGAAAAAACCGCCGTATGAGGTCGTAGAGGATCTTTTCACCGCGCAGCAGCGCAGGGATTGGGGCGGCTATTTCCGAAACATCCATCTTCCGTCGTTCGTCATGGTCTCAAGCCGCTATCATGATTACTATCTGTGGAAATTCGGACCGGCGAAGGATTCCTGGACCGATCTGGAGGCGGGGCGCCGCTATGCGAACGCGAACCTGTCGAATTCGTTCTTCAGGAAGTACGGCGATAATTCCTCGCTGCTCCAGATGAAGAAGGATCACGGCGATGAGTATGTGAACGACCTGATCAACGCCTATCATCAAAGTCCGGTGAGCGTGCTTGCGCTTGCGCTGGAAGTCGATTACATGAAAAAGCTGCCGAAGGATAAAGAAGCGTTCTTTGCCGAATACCGGAAATATATCGCTTCCCGTTTTGACCGCGATATCCGCTTCCATTTCCTTGCCGATCTTGAACGCCGCGCCTATGATGCAGGATATGAGCCGGCGGTGAAAGGGCATGCACCGGCAGCGCACGGTACGCAGGGTTCACATGGCGATACCCGTATGCATGGCCCGGCGCAGCCCGAGGGCGACAGGCTCTGGGCGATAAAGACCGCCGTTGAGAAAGAGAACCGTACGAATGAATACTATGAGCTCAGGAAATTCGAACTCCTGCAGACGATGATAACTAATGTGAAGGGCATACACACGGCGTACGTGCAGACGAAGGTCGCCGAACGGTATGCGGACGATGGCGTGAAACACGAGTTCAAACCGACATCGCTCAGGTTCTTCACGCTGAAGAAGCTCGGCGAGTACTGGTGGGTGGTCGATTATTTTGATACGCGATTGGTGCAATAACGCATCGCCCGTTACTCCCGATAGAACGAATCATTGAACGCTTTTGCGAATGAGCTGAACGTCCCGCCGGCGATCGCCGCGCGTATCGCGATCATGAGATCATGCATGAATCTGAGATTGTGCACGGTCATGAGCGTATGGAAAAGCATTTCCTTCGCATTGTCCAGGTGCCGGAGATAGGCGCGCGAGAAATTTCTGCAGGTGTAGCAGCCGCATCCTGTTTCCAGCGGTCCATTGTCTCCGGCGTGACGCGCGTTGCGTATCCGTACGACGCCGTTCTTTGTGAACGCTTCCCCGTTGCGTGCATTACGCGTGGGCATGACGCAGTCGAACATGTCGATGCCGTATGACACGGCCATGAGTATATCGCGCACCTCGCCGACGCCCATGAGATATCGCGGCTTGTCCGCGGGGAGCAGGGGCGCGGTGCAGGAGAGCACTTCGCCCATCGTATCATGTCCCTCACCGACGGAGAGCCCGCCGATGGCATGGAACGGGAAGCCCATGGCGGTTATCTCGGAGGCGCTTCGTATCCGCAGATCGCGATCAAGCCCTCCCTGTACTATGCCGCCGAGATACTGGCGCGATGAGTTCTCCCTGGCGTTGTGATAGGCGATGCATTGCTTTGCCCATCGCGATGTGCGCGCTGTCGATGCTTCGGCGTAAGCGTGGTCGGCATCATGCGGCATGCACTCGTCGAAGGCCATGATGAGATCGGCGCCGATGGCATGCTGCCACTCCATCGCTTTTTCGGGGGTAAAGAGATACGGCGTCCCATCGAGATGCGATCGGAACGAAACACCGTCATCGGTTATCCTGTTGAGCTTTGCGAGCGAGAAGACCTGATATCCCCCGGAGTCGGTGAGCATCGCGTGCTGCCATCCGGAAAAGCGTTTGATGCCCCCCGCGGATGCCACGATATCCGTACCCGGGCGGAGGACAAGGTGATAGGTGTTCGCCAAAATGAGGCGCGGGCCCTCGTCCTCTACCATCGATGGGGGCACCGCTTTTATCGTACCGTTCGTGCCGACAGGCATGAATACCGGTGTGCCTATCTCTGTGCCGTTGACCGAAAGCGTTCCACTGCGCGCGGCGCCGTCGGTCGATGATAGTGAAAAGTTGAACATGGTGCCGGCATTATAGACTTGCGGCGGGGGAATTCAATAGCGTATCGATGCATGTTCTTCCATGGCAGAACACATTGACTCTCCGGGCTGGATTCGTAGATTGTTATTGAAAGCACTCGTGGAGGTGATTCATGCCTGCACATGCATACATAGCGATAGGTCTTACGATAGCGATGCTGACGATAGGCTGTGCACCGAGCAATCCGCTGATGGTCACATCGAACACGTATACGGTGGACATCAACAAGCAGTACAGTCCGGGCACATTGACCATTGCGGTCGGAGATACGGTGCAATGGAAGAACAGCGAGGGCGGGGCCCAGACAGTTACGAGCGGTACCATTGGGAAGCCGGACGGTATGTTCGACAGCGGGGACATAGCCCCGGGGGCGACGTTCTCAATGACATTCACTACCGCCGGGACGATATCGTATTACAGCAGGAATGCCCGTGCAATGTCGGGCGTACTGACGGTCGAATAGTCCTGCCGGTACACGATGGGACACGTCAGGTTGTTCCCCGTTCGATGATCCGCACCGGTACTGTAACGGCCGGTTTCGTAAGCACATGCTCGTTTATCATATCGGTGAGCATGGAGAGGCAGCCAGTTGCGATGCCATCGATATCCTGCTCGATATGTGATATCTGCGGCTGAAAAATATCGAATTCCGGGAAATTATCCATCGCCAAAAGTCCGATGCCTGCCCCTGTACCGCGGGTATCAAGATAGAACTGAACGGCGAGCGAGCGGTGTTCTATAATGACAAGCGTTTTTGCGCGCTTTGCGGCAGAAAGTATGCCGCTGATATCTGTTTTCCCGCCGCCGGTCGGCAGGTGCGCCGAACAGTCACTCATGCCATGCTTCTTAAAAAGATCGCTGATGATGCGTTTCGCATCGATGGCACGTGATGTCATGCCGGAAAACCCAAGGCACGTGTAACCGCGCTGTACCGCGAAGGTGAAGATGTCGGCGAACATAGTCCTGAAATCTGAAACGACGCCGTTGACACCGTTCTTGACGAGCGGCGGATCGCCCGTTCGTATGCTCGTGAAATTCGAAAGTACGTACGGTATGCGAAAGCGTGTGAGCGTTTCGATGAAGTGTTCCGGCGGTGTTTCCATGAAGATGACACCGGCGAACGAGTGTGTACGGACTATCGTGTCGAACGCTGCCGCCCCGGTGGGTGCATACACGAGCAGGAGATCATAGCCGAGCTTGAACGATGCTTCCATCGCTGCGCCGAATTTTCGCCCCATG contains:
- the tgt gene encoding tRNA guanosine(34) transglycosylase Tgt gives rise to the protein MFNFSLSSTDGAARSGTLSVNGTEIGTPVFMPVGTNGTIKAVPPSMVEDEGPRLILANTYHLVLRPGTDIVASAGGIKRFSGWQHAMLTDSGGYQVFSLAKLNRITDDGVSFRSHLDGTPYLFTPEKAMEWQHAIGADLIMAFDECMPHDADHAYAEASTARTSRWAKQCIAYHNARENSSRQYLGGIVQGGLDRDLRIRSASEITAMGFPFHAIGGLSVGEGHDTMGEVLSCTAPLLPADKPRYLMGVGEVRDILMAVSYGIDMFDCVMPTRNARNGEAFTKNGVVRIRNARHAGDNGPLETGCGCYTCRNFSRAYLRHLDNAKEMLFHTLMTVHNLRFMHDLMIAIRAAIAGGTFSSFAKAFNDSFYRE
- a CDS encoding single-stranded DNA-binding protein codes for the protein MASNINLIVVEGRLTRDPELLKTKSGKSLCKFSVANNRYYFQGKNLVDEVSFFNVTTWGPLAERCGASLKKGNPVLVSGNLKQDNYQTKNGEKREAVGIIAANVKFIGARAKGDAPATGKVVKEASLSGQMAHAF
- a CDS encoding LacI family DNA-binding transcriptional regulator; translation: MRRSPSTIRDIARLAGVGTTSVSKFFSGKGYLGADTRTRIEAAVKKTDYRINKSASLLKSRTSREIAVIIPEREGYKSYARDHFMGRKFGAAMEASFKLGYDLLLVYAPTGAAAFDTIVRTHSFAGVIFMETPPEHFIETLTRFRIPYVLSNFTSIRTGDPPLVKNGVNGVVSDFRTMFADIFTFAVQRGYTCLGFSGMTSRAIDAKRIISDLFKKHGMSDCSAHLPTGGGKTDISGILSAAKRAKTLVIIEHRSLAVQFYLDTRGTGAGIGLLAMDNFPEFDIFQPQISHIEQDIDGIATGCLSMLTDMINEHVLTKPAVTVPVRIIERGTT
- a CDS encoding MFS transporter — protein: MNTRFPPGFIYFVLLISVQAMFLRLVGFFMPIYFESLHFSGFQIGLYFSISGIAAIVFSLPMGIGADRISVRFILAASFLLIAASYAGFLVTRSFTAFCIIAFIGSFGSRFYQIAVNAMFFKIRTHDHRDAGVFSTFNSFAMGIGIVAGGVLLAIADFQLLFTVKVISYLVFAVLALFLPRTETVSIRLAEYQREVFTPKVLSLCVIFFLSSFHWGAEIVSYGPFLKQTLLLSPVGIGLYTGIGMIFVGIGAFIGMQLIARKIVRSMMTLLMIGFFLSGVFHVLMCVPNLPASFALRMVHEIGDGFISFSFFYGAAKLFRIDRVGGASAFITLWQSSGAMAGSAIFGVVGARYGHAVPLISSGIVLMFVPVGIALLRKSGFVRY
- the nadA gene encoding quinolinate synthase NadA, translated to MPLTELQQRIMALAHDRRAAIFAHTYQPREIQEIALVVADSLELARRSRDGKERTIILCGVHFMAESAAILAPEKTILLPNLEAGCPMANMIDEKSLMDFKAEHPSAPVVTYVNSSARVKALSDVCCTSANALAVVKGVASREVIFTPDKFLGGWVQEKLGGEKTIHLYPGYCPTHQRFKESDVTRLKREHPKTKILCHPEVNPLIRSYADEVLSTSQMIRFAGESDADEFIILTETGIRFPLETKYPGKRFYFPDERIVCPNMKMTSLADVLSSLERGTHRITVPEDIRVKAFHALDAMLSYS